ATGGTGTCGAGAGAACGGACGCGAGCCCAAAGACTCGGCATGGTTCGGTCAGAAGCTGAAGACCGCCTACCCCTACGTGAAGACTTCGCAGCGAAGGTCGCCCGGGGGCGATGAACATCGGACGTCCCGAGAGCGCTACTACACGAACGTCCGCTTGCTCTAGCTTGCCCCCATGTCACAGGGTGGAACAGGAATGTCACGGGCTATATGGGTCAACCCTGTGACGCTGCATATCCACTCTGGATAACAAGTTACGTTACCAGAAAGCCGTCTGTCACAGGGTGTCACAGGGTTTTACGCATAAAACAGACTAGAAGAGTTAAAGAGCCATAGAGGGCATAGGTGCATATAGGCTAAGGAGAGCATAGAGAGAGAATAGAGTTTGCCCCCCCCTGTGACGCCAGTGCCAACAATGCAACCCGTTGGCATCAAGTCTATTACGTCGAAAAACAGCCTGTGCGACCCCTTGTGACAGCCTGTGACATCCTCTCACCGCATTCCCCCGCCGTACGCTTGCAGCGATTATGCGGACGACGTTTCGTTTCACGCAGGCTTTCGCGTGGAACATCGAACCGGGCGTGTCAGTATTGCGTAGCTAGATAATCAAAAAGAGGATGTGAGCACGTCTACGACTGCCGATCGTTGGAAGGGGGCATAGGTGCAGACCGGGTAGGGGTCTCTTTTGCTACAGCCTTGAAGGCGTCTCACCGGGCCTACCCCCGCGCGTGTGAAATGCCGAGTTTTTTTTCGACCAGTAGGTGCACCCAACTGGTCAGCCCAGGATCGCCGGCCCGAGGGGTCGGCGTGGTTCGATAGACAGGAAGGAAAACGCGATGAATTCAGCGTTCCTGATAAACGACAGCCTGAGTTTAGACCCCCTGCCCCACAAGGACCCGAGGAACACGCGAGGTAGGCACTCCTACTCGTTCCTCAGGGCCTTGGCGGGCGTGGCGAACCCGTTCGGCGATCGTCGGGGCGATTGGGACGTCCAGCCCCGCGGCCTGGAGGGCGAGGTCGACCAGGAGCTTCGCAAGCGGTATCCGCACATGAAACCCCGGGGCTTCCTCACCCCGTCGTCGAGCGACGACGCCGAAGAGGTCCGCGCCCTGACGTCTTCGACCGGGTCGGGGGCGATCGGCGACGTCGTCGTCATCCCCGTCGTCGAGGCCCTGAGGGCAAAGACGGCCCTGGGGGCGATGGGCGCCCAGATCAGGCGGCTCCCCGTCGACAGTCGGGGCGTCGGCTGCATCCCCCGCCTGAAGTCGACGGCGTCGGTCGGGTGGCTCGTCGAGGGTGCCGATGCTCCCGAGTCCTCCCCCCAGTACGACGGCCTTGAACTGACCCCGAAGACGGCCGCCGCGACGGTGCCCGTCTCGCGGACCATGCTGCGGTCCGCTTACACCGCCGACTTCGAAAAGATGGTCGCCGACGACGTCGCCACGGGGATTGCGGTCGAGGTCGACCGGATCGCGATCGCCGGGACGGCCGGGGGTGTCCTCCCTGTTGGACTGCTCAACGTCCCCGGGACCAAGTCCGTCGAGCTT
This Paludisphaera rhizosphaerae DNA region includes the following protein-coding sequences:
- a CDS encoding phage major capsid protein: MNSAFLINDSLSLDPLPHKDPRNTRGRHSYSFLRALAGVANPFGDRRGDWDVQPRGLEGEVDQELRKRYPHMKPRGFLTPSSSDDAEEVRALTSSTGSGAIGDVVVIPVVEALRAKTALGAMGAQIRRLPVDSRGVGCIPRLKSTASVGWLVEGADAPESSPQYDGLELTPKTAAATVPVSRTMLRSAYTADFEKMVADDVATGIAVEVDRIAIAGTAGGVLPVGLLNVPGTKSVELGVNGGAPTRDALVELERLVGVANGDAGADARLGWIASANARARLRRLDGSTAGSGAWVW